The genomic window ACGACGCGGCGCGGGGTGCGGTGAGATCGCGCACACGGGGTGCCTCGAGTATGTGAGTTCGGATTGCTGCCCGGTTACCGTTACGCCTTCAGATGAGGAGTGGAGGTGTCATGCGTCGAATCCGATACGAGCGCAGTGGTGGTCCCGAGGTGCTCGAGCTGGAATCGGCCGAGACACCGACACCCGGGCCCGGCGAACTTCTGGTGAAGGTCCACGCGATCGGCGTGACCCTGCCGGTGGTGCGGAAGGTTCGCGAACAGCGCGAGCCGATCCCGCTCGGCGGCGAGATCGCGGGTGAGGTGATCGCAGTGGGCGACGGCGTCACGGACTTCGCGCCCGGCTACCGCGTCACCGGTCTGTGTTTCGGCCACGGCTACGCCGAGTACGCCCTGCTGAGGCAGGAGACGGTGTCGTCGATTCCCGACGGGGCTTCCGCCATCGATGCGGTCGCGCTGGTGCGCAGTGGGGTGGTCGCGCTCGGTGCGCTGGACGCCGCGAAGCCCGTGTCCGGTGAATCGGCGCTGGTCACCGCTGCGGCGAGTGGTGTGGGGCACCTGGCCGTTCAGCTGGCGCGGGTGCGCGGGGCCAAGCGGGTGGTCGCCGCCGTCTCCGACCCCGCGAAGGGCGATTTCCTGCGCGAACTCGGCGCCGACGAGGTCGTCGTCTACGGGGAGCCGTGGGGCGAGCCCGTCGACTATGTGCTCGACGCCGTCGGCGGCGAACTGCTCGGCCCCGCGCTCGCGGCCCTCGCGCCCGGCGGGCGCCTCGTCGCCTACAGCTCCGGCGGCGGCACCATCCAGGCCTACGACCTGCTGGCCGGCGCCAAAGCGGTGATCGGCTTCCAGGTGGCGCGGGTCGCGCGCGAGACGCCGGAGGTGTACGAGCACTGGCGGCAGGAGCTGTGGCAGTACTTCGCGTCCGGCCAGGTGCGGCCCGTCGTGCACGCGGAGTTCGCGCTGGAGGACGCGGCCACGGCCCACGCCGTCATCGAAAGCCGCAGCAACCTCGGCAAGGTTGTGCTGATTCCCTGATCGACGGACCGAGCTCCCGATCGAAGGTGACCGCCAGCCCGTCGGACAGACTGAATGTCACCTTCGGTCGGGTTCCAGCAGCAGTCGCTGCCGGAACGATGCGGCAGGCGCGAGGAGGGCGGAGGTCCGCGGCGCGTAGACTCTCTACCTCGTGAGTCTCACCCTCGGAATCGTCGGCCTGCCCAACGTCGGAAAGTCGACGCTGTTCAACGCGCTGACCAAGAACGACGTGCTGGCCGCGAACTACCCGTTCGCGACCATCGAGCCGAACGTCGGCGTGGTCCCGCTGCCCGATCCGCGGCTGGAGAAGCTGGCCGAGATCTTCGGTTCCGAGCGGATCGTGCCCGCCACCGTGTCCTTCGTCGACATCGCCGGCATCGTGAAGGGCGCGTCCGAGGGCGCGGGCCTCGGCAACAAGTTCCTCGCCAACATCCGCGAGGCCGACGCCATCTGCCAGGTCGTGCGAGTCTTCGCCGACGACGACGTGGTGCACGTCGACGGCCGGGTCGACCCCTCCGCCGACATCGAGGTCATCGAGACCGAGCTCATCCTCGCCGACCTGCAGACCCTGGAGAAGGCGGTCGTGCGGCTGGAGAAGGAAGCCAAGGTCAAGAAGGACCGCAAGCCGGTCGCCGACGCGGCCAAGGCGGCCCAGGAGATCCTCAACAGCGGCAAGACCCTCTTCGCAGCGCAGGATCAGGTGGACACCGAACTGCTCAAAGAGCTTTCGCTGCTCACCATCAAGCCCTTCCTCTACGTCTTCAACGCCGACGAGTCCGTCCTCACCGACGAGGCCAAGGTCGCCGAGCTGAAGGCCTCCGTCGCCCCCGCCGACGCCGTCTTCCTCGACGCCAAGGTCGAAGCCGAACTCCTCGAGCTCGACACCGAGTCCGCCATGGAACTCCTCGAGTCCATCGGCCAGACCGAACCCGGCCTGCACGCCCTCGCCCGCGCCGGCTTCCACACCCTGGGCCTGCAGACCTACCTCACCGCAGGCCCCAAGGAATCCCGCGCCTGGACCATCCACCAGGGCGACACCGCCCCCAAGGCCGCCGGCGTCATCCACACCGACTTCGAACGCGGCTTCATCAAGGCCGAGATCGTCGCCTTCGACGACCTGGTCGAGGCGGGGTCCATGGCGGCCGCCAAGGCGGCGGGCAAGGTGCGCATGGAGGGCAAGGACTACATCATGACCGACGGCGACGTCGTCGAGTTCCGCTTCAACGTCTGAGCGTCTGCGGATTAGTAGAAGACTCTGCTGAGCCCCCATTCGGTGCTGTCCGGGTGGGGCTCGGTCGTTTCTGGCACCGCATGCTGACCGGTTCAGCCAGCGCGGTATGCGGAACCGGCGCTGGCCGCGCACGCTCGTCGGCATTGTCGGATGTTTCGGGCGGACGCCAACGGCCCGAGATAGCCTCGGGCCGTTGATCTTCGGACTGTCGTATCTGGCCGTCGGCAGGGGTGCCGACAACATCCTCGATTACGAAATCCGGCTGGGGACTTCGGATATGCCGCTACTTGACCGAGTTGGCCAACTGATCGGCGTACGGGGCGGTAAATTTTCCGACAAGGGGAAGCTCTGCGCGGACACCGCCGGTGTTGTTCGCCTGGACCATGGCCATGATCCAGACGACGACTGCGAAGACCGCGACTGCGAGTCCGGCGAGGCTGAAGATGATCCCCAGGCCGCCGAGGAGCGAGCCGACGATGCTCAGCACAATATTGACCGCCGAGACCGCCCCGAAGAAGACGATCGATTGCGAGGCATGGAATTTCACGTCGGGATCGTTCTTGCCGACGAACAGGAAGATGATTCCGGTGAGCCACCCCAGTGCGTAGGACAGGATCGCGCTGGTCTTCTTGTCCAAGCCGGCGGACTGCGGTTGGTTCATGGGAGGTTGAGAAGATGTCATGGGATAAGTAGACGCCGCGCGCACCACCTACCGATCCCAGGTTTCAGCACGAACCACAGGTCGCGGGTTTGTGCGCCAACGTGTTGCGCCATCTAGTAGCTTCACGGCATGACTGTTCCGGAGACTCGATACACGGATGCGCGGTGGACTCTCGAGTGGATCGAGTTCCGGGGCGACGTCTGAGCCTCTACGGAGAAGTAGGAGCAGCTGACTGCTGGTAGAGACTCTCGTGAGCCCCCATCCGAATAGTCGGTGGGGGCTCACTTGTTGCGCGCTGCGCAGGTCAGTGGTGGATCACCTCACCGAGCCGCGGTAGAACGCGACGCTTCCAGCTTCGCTCCGTGGCGTTGCGTATCATCTTCTGCCGACGGTCTTCGATGTCGAAACCGGTCTGTGTCAATAGAAGTCGTGTGCCACGACCCTGCGGCCGCATCGTCCAGTCGACAATCCACCGAGCGGGATGCTCGGCCTGCGGATACATCCAGCTGTAGGTCAACTGTTCACACGGACGGGCTTTCAGCACCTCGCAGACGATCTCATCGATCGATGAGTCCGGGATGGTGAAACGGAAGCGGGTTCCGACCGAGGCCGCGAACCCGGTCGGTCGAAGTAGCCACCGCTCCAGTAGGTCCGGCTCCGTCAACGCGCGCCACACGGCGTCCGGCGGCTGCGGATAGAAGCTGCCGAGCTCGACGGCAGCGGGATTCAATTGCGGATCAGCAATCACCGAAGCACCAACCTGGACGGGGCGGAGGGCTGCTCGACGATTCTAGTTTCAATTCTCTTGGCCTTCCTTGAATTTCGCCTCCATCTCCGCGGCGAGCTGCGGCTCCTCGGCCTCCATCTTCTGGACGTAGGCGACCGCGTCGCCAACGGTTCTCAGGCTCGCCAAGTCCTCGTCGGGGACCTTCACGGCGTACTTGTCCTCCAGTTGCACGGCGATCTCCACCAGCGACAGCGAGTCGATGTCCAGATCGTCGACGAAGGACTTCTCGATCACCACCTCCGAAGCGTCGATGCCGGTCACCTCCTCGACGATCTCCGCGATGCCTGCGACGATTTCTTCCCGCGTGGTAGCCACGAATCACCCTCCTCGGTGGAATCACATCTCCGTAGAACGCCATTCGCCTTCTAACACGGCACTGGTTCCTCCGTGTGGGGGCGAACGGCGGTGCCAGTACGCTAAAAGCTCCACCGGGGTGGAGGTTCAACAGGTTGTGACGGATGACACACAAACCGGCGTGCTGATGAGCATCGGGGAGTTGGCGCGCAGCACCGGGCTCGCAGTGCGAACAATCCGGTTCTACTGCGACGAGGGCATTCTGGAATCCCAGCGCAGCGCAGGTGGGCATCGGATGTTCGACGCCGACAGCGCCACCGAACGACTGCTGTTGGTGCGGCGGTTGCGCGCGCTCGGGCTCGGGCTGGACTCGATTACCGACGTGCTGCACGAAGAGCGGTCGATCACAGAGGCCATCGCTGCCGAAAGTGCGCGGCTCGACATCGAATTCAGGTCGCTGGCATGGCGGCGTGCGTCATTGCGAGCCATCGAGACGGTTGCCCCGGCGCAGCGGGCCGGGCGACTCGCGTTGCTGGCCGCCGCGCAGGACGGTGGTGCGGTGCACGATTGCCTCGTACGGTTCTGGCGGCGCGTTCTCGCGCCGATCCCGCGGCGCGACATCGACATCTTCGTGGGCTGGAATGTCCCGGAGCCGCCCGCTGACCCGTCTGCCGACGAGGTTGTCGCCTATGCCGAGTTGGCTGAGCTCGTCGCCGAGCCCGGATTGAGCCAGGCTGTGCGACAGCAGCTTTGGCGGAACCGACCGGAGCTGATCCGCGACTGTCGAGGACTGTACGTCGACGTGGACTACGCACTGAGGGACGTAGTGCAACTTGTCGCGGACGGCGTACGGCCGCACCGTGGCGGCGAACTCGATCGATTCGTCAACGCCCATGCCATCGCACGAGGGGAACGCGATTCCCCGCGTTTCCGCGAGCAATTGCTGTTCGACGCAACCGACACCGACGATCGGATTCATCGTTACTGGGCTCTGACAGGGCAGTTCCTCGGACCTCGTGTCACTGTGGGCCGAGCGCACAACTGGCTGTACGCCGCATTGGCCCACTCCACCGACCTTGCCGATGACCAACAGCGGGGCAACGAGCAATCACACTGAAATCAGCAATTCAGGATCTTCGGCGGCTGTCTTCGCAGATGTCACGCAGTTGAAGGTCTTCGGGTCGGTGGGCGAATCGACTCCGCTTGCATCCGAACGGCACGTCGGGTGCAAATCCTCTTGCACCGGCTCATGCGATGCG from Nocardia bhagyanarayanae includes these protein-coding regions:
- a CDS encoding quinone oxidoreductase family protein encodes the protein MRRIRYERSGGPEVLELESAETPTPGPGELLVKVHAIGVTLPVVRKVREQREPIPLGGEIAGEVIAVGDGVTDFAPGYRVTGLCFGHGYAEYALLRQETVSSIPDGASAIDAVALVRSGVVALGALDAAKPVSGESALVTAAASGVGHLAVQLARVRGAKRVVAAVSDPAKGDFLRELGADEVVVYGEPWGEPVDYVLDAVGGELLGPALAALAPGGRLVAYSSGGGTIQAYDLLAGAKAVIGFQVARVARETPEVYEHWRQELWQYFASGQVRPVVHAEFALEDAATAHAVIESRSNLGKVVLIP
- the ychF gene encoding redox-regulated ATPase YchF; protein product: MSLTLGIVGLPNVGKSTLFNALTKNDVLAANYPFATIEPNVGVVPLPDPRLEKLAEIFGSERIVPATVSFVDIAGIVKGASEGAGLGNKFLANIREADAICQVVRVFADDDVVHVDGRVDPSADIEVIETELILADLQTLEKAVVRLEKEAKVKKDRKPVADAAKAAQEILNSGKTLFAAQDQVDTELLKELSLLTIKPFLYVFNADESVLTDEAKVAELKASVAPADAVFLDAKVEAELLELDTESAMELLESIGQTEPGLHALARAGFHTLGLQTYLTAGPKESRAWTIHQGDTAPKAAGVIHTDFERGFIKAEIVAFDDLVEAGSMAAAKAAGKVRMEGKDYIMTDGDVVEFRFNV
- a CDS encoding DUF4870 domain-containing protein; protein product: MNQPQSAGLDKKTSAILSYALGWLTGIIFLFVGKNDPDVKFHASQSIVFFGAVSAVNIVLSIVGSLLGGLGIIFSLAGLAVAVFAVVVWIMAMVQANNTGGVRAELPLVGKFTAPYADQLANSVK
- a CDS encoding SRPBCC family protein, giving the protein MIADPQLNPAAVELGSFYPQPPDAVWRALTEPDLLERWLLRPTGFAASVGTRFRFTIPDSSIDEIVCEVLKARPCEQLTYSWMYPQAEHPARWIVDWTMRPQGRGTRLLLTQTGFDIEDRRQKMIRNATERSWKRRVLPRLGEVIHH
- the acpM gene encoding meromycolate extension acyl carrier protein AcpM; its protein translation is MATTREEIVAGIAEIVEEVTGIDASEVVIEKSFVDDLDIDSLSLVEIAVQLEDKYAVKVPDEDLASLRTVGDAVAYVQKMEAEEPQLAAEMEAKFKEGQEN
- a CDS encoding MerR family transcriptional regulator, with protein sequence MTDDTQTGVLMSIGELARSTGLAVRTIRFYCDEGILESQRSAGGHRMFDADSATERLLLVRRLRALGLGLDSITDVLHEERSITEAIAAESARLDIEFRSLAWRRASLRAIETVAPAQRAGRLALLAAAQDGGAVHDCLVRFWRRVLAPIPRRDIDIFVGWNVPEPPADPSADEVVAYAELAELVAEPGLSQAVRQQLWRNRPELIRDCRGLYVDVDYALRDVVQLVADGVRPHRGGELDRFVNAHAIARGERDSPRFREQLLFDATDTDDRIHRYWALTGQFLGPRVTVGRAHNWLYAALAHSTDLADDQQRGNEQSH